From the genome of Sulfitobacter sp. DSM 110093, one region includes:
- a CDS encoding calcium sensor EFh: MTIRTNMKIAALSGLLALGGAAAFAQQSGGQNPFQQLDADGNGEITQAEFQAHAEARFSKVDADGDGFVTGEELKAAGEARRAERNANRSAKMLERFDTDGNGSLDASELEAMGDKRGDKAGEKRGEKRGDKDGGKKDGKRGHNGGERMIERMDTNDDGKLSMEEMTQRHDPAKMFERLDKDENGSISAEEFEAAKKMHGKRHGKDHKMDHDKPQRD; the protein is encoded by the coding sequence ATGACCATTCGTACAAACATGAAGATCGCAGCCCTCAGCGGTTTGCTGGCACTCGGTGGCGCAGCTGCCTTCGCGCAGCAGAGCGGCGGTCAGAACCCATTCCAACAGCTTGATGCCGACGGCAATGGCGAGATCACACAGGCCGAGTTCCAAGCGCACGCCGAGGCACGTTTTTCCAAGGTTGATGCCGATGGTGACGGTTTCGTGACCGGCGAAGAGCTGAAAGCCGCAGGCGAAGCACGTCGTGCCGAGCGCAATGCAAATCGTTCCGCCAAGATGCTGGAGCGGTTTGACACCGATGGGAACGGCAGCCTTGATGCGTCTGAGTTGGAAGCCATGGGTGACAAACGCGGCGACAAAGCGGGCGAAAAGCGCGGCGAGAAACGCGGTGACAAGGACGGCGGTAAAAAAGACGGTAAGCGTGGTCACAATGGTGGCGAGCGCATGATCGAGCGTATGGACACCAACGACGACGGCAAGCTGTCGATGGAAGAAATGACGCAGCGCCACGACCCCGCCAAGATGTTCGAGCGTCTGGACAAGGACGAGAACGGCAGCATCAGCGCCGAAGAGTTCGAAGCGGCGAAGAAAATGCATGGCAAGCGGCACGGCAAGGACCACAAGATGGACCATGACAAGCCGCAGCGCGACTAA